The proteins below are encoded in one region of Peptoniphilus sp. GNH:
- the ruvC gene encoding crossover junction endodeoxyribonuclease RuvC encodes MRILGIDPGLALVGYGIIDVVGNSYKPVDFGVIETKAGISIPNRLEKIYDEMTSIINFYDPDDVAFEELFFNKNIKTAITVAQARGVEVLACINLNLDIYEYTPLQIKQAIVGYGRAEKKQIQEMVRILLNLEKIPKPDDAADGLAVAITHAASISFKQDFLMR; translated from the coding sequence ATGAGAATTTTAGGTATTGACCCAGGACTTGCTCTTGTTGGTTATGGTATCATAGATGTAGTTGGAAATTCATACAAGCCGGTTGATTTTGGAGTCATTGAAACAAAAGCAGGCATTTCCATTCCAAATAGATTGGAAAAAATTTATGATGAAATGACATCTATTATAAATTTTTATGATCCAGATGATGTTGCTTTTGAAGAATTATTTTTCAATAAAAATATAAAGACTGCCATTACTGTAGCTCAAGCTAGGGGAGTCGAAGTCTTGGCTTGTATAAATTTAAATTTAGATATTTACGAGTACACACCCCTGCAAATAAAACAGGCTATAGTTGGTTATGGAAGGGCAGAAAAGAAGCAGATCCAAGAAATGGTAAGGATTTTATTAAATTTAGAAAAGATACCCAAGCCTGATGATGCGGCTGATGGACTTGCTGTTGCAATCACACACGCTGCTTCAATTAGTTTTAAGCAAGATTTTTTGATGAGGTGA
- the rpsU gene encoding 30S ribosomal protein S21: MSEIRVGENESLDNALKRFKRQCANSGVLKEVRKREHYEKPSVKRKKKSEEARKKKHSRY, from the coding sequence ATGTCCGAGATCAGGGTAGGGGAGAACGAATCCCTAGACAATGCATTAAAACGTTTTAAAAGACAATGCGCAAATTCAGGTGTTCTAAAAGAAGTTAGAAAAAGAGAACATTATGAAAAACCATCTGTAAAAAGAAAGAAAAAATCAGAAGAAGCGCGCAAGAAAAAACATTCAAGATATTAA
- a CDS encoding S-layer homology domain-containing protein gives MEASSEEKPKKEKIYIVKNSYTRHEVVFKKIDKFTGGGIEGAVFKVEKLEKDGKYTLINDKIVSNSQGLVSIPGLLNGQYRITEIKAPNGYKQSDVSFTFTLSDSDLYQVTMKDIENESIGGGMFILPAEGLLNKKDHAAYMYGYPDGSFRPRKSMTRAEVTAMFGRLLLKRYIKSREFKSIYSDVKKGSWYGSAITIMTDLKLVEGYPNGLFNPNAPITRAEFATIASRFDKLYGGRVDFKDLNTSHWAYSYIASAYNKGWVKGYPDGSFRPESYIRREEVVAITNRMLDRKCDLDFVRLHKKELKMFYDNLEKSWSYGDIIESTNGHDYHRKKDSLIDEIWERLNGKEFHI, from the coding sequence TTGGAAGCTAGCTCCGAAGAAAAGCCTAAAAAAGAAAAAATTTATATAGTTAAAAACTCCTACACCCGCCACGAAGTTGTATTTAAAAAGATAGATAAATTTACAGGCGGAGGGATTGAGGGCGCCGTATTTAAAGTTGAAAAACTAGAAAAAGACGGAAAATATACTCTAATAAATGACAAGATAGTTTCTAATTCTCAAGGACTTGTAAGTATACCCGGACTTTTAAACGGGCAATATAGAATTACAGAAATTAAAGCTCCGAATGGATACAAGCAAAGTGATGTAAGCTTCACATTTACTTTAAGCGACTCTGATCTCTATCAAGTTACAATGAAAGATATTGAAAACGAAAGCATAGGAGGGGGCATGTTTATCTTACCGGCTGAAGGACTTTTAAATAAAAAAGACCACGCAGCTTATATGTATGGATATCCAGATGGCTCATTTAGACCCCGAAAATCTATGACTAGAGCAGAAGTAACTGCAATGTTTGGTCGCTTATTACTAAAAAGATATATTAAGTCAAGAGAATTTAAATCTATATACTCGGATGTAAAAAAAGGTTCATGGTATGGAAGTGCCATAACTATAATGACTGATTTAAAATTAGTTGAAGGCTACCCCAATGGGTTATTTAATCCAAATGCGCCTATTACCAGAGCTGAATTTGCAACTATAGCAAGCCGCTTTGATAAACTTTATGGTGGCAGAGTAGATTTCAAGGATTTAAATACTTCGCATTGGGCCTACTCTTATATTGCTTCTGCCTACAATAAAGGCTGGGTAAAGGGTTATCCGGATGGAAGTTTTAGACCTGAAAGCTATATAAGAAGAGAAGAAGTTGTGGCTATAACTAATAGAATGTTAGATCGCAAGTGTGATTTGGATTTTGTAAGGCTTCACAAAAAAGAACTAAAAATGTTCTATGACAATCTGGAAAAATCGTGGTCTTATGGGGATATTATTGAATCTACAAATGGTCATGATTATCACAGGAAAAAAGATAGCCTTATAGATGAGATATGGGAAAGGTTAAATGGAAAAGAATTCCATATCTGA
- a CDS encoding IreB family regulatory phosphoprotein gives MEGKNTETQVFEKSAIDHQLIRNILEQTYQALEEKGYDPLDQIIGYILSGDPTYITSHKMARNKMQELERDELLGEILKYYLSKGFR, from the coding sequence ATGGAAGGAAAAAACACAGAAACTCAAGTTTTTGAAAAATCTGCAATAGATCATCAATTAATAAGAAATATACTTGAGCAAACTTACCAAGCCCTTGAAGAAAAGGGTTATGATCCCCTTGATCAGATAATAGGATATATACTCTCTGGAGATCCGACTTATATAACTAGCCACAAGATGGCTAGAAATAAAATGCAGGAGCTCGAAAGAGATGAATTACTCGGAGAAATTTTGAAATACTATTTGTCTAAGGGATTTCGTTAA
- a CDS encoding GatB/YqeY domain-containing protein has product MLLKDKLMEDLKTAMRNKDKLLKDAITMIRADIKRKEVDERIELSEEQILDIISKQLKEKKSSILEFEKAGREDLVKQTNDEIDVLLRYLPKQLTSDELRQIIVDAIKKENIASSKEMGKVMKVVMPLVKGRADGKEVNRIALNYFNEPRD; this is encoded by the coding sequence ATGCTTTTAAAAGACAAGTTAATGGAAGATCTAAAAACTGCCATGCGCAACAAAGACAAGCTTCTCAAAGATGCGATTACTATGATAAGAGCTGACATAAAGAGAAAAGAAGTTGATGAGCGGATAGAACTAAGTGAAGAGCAGATTTTAGATATCATATCAAAACAATTAAAAGAAAAAAAATCGTCAATTTTAGAATTTGAAAAAGCTGGTAGAGAAGATCTAGTGAAGCAAACAAATGATGAGATTGATGTGCTTTTGAGATATTTGCCTAAACAGCTTACTAGTGACGAACTTAGACAAATCATTGTTGATGCAATAAAAAAAGAAAACATTGCATCTTCAAAGGAGATGGGCAAAGTTATGAAGGTTGTTATGCCTCTTGTAAAAGGCAGGGCTGATGGCAAAGAAGTTAATAGAATTGCTTTGAATTACTTTAATGAGCCGAGAGATTAA
- the alaS gene encoding alanine--tRNA ligase — MKNLGLQEIRREFLNFFESKGFLILPSFSLIPKNDKSLLLIGAGMAPMKKYFTGELTPPKKRVSTCQKCIRTGDIENVGITDRHATFFEMLGNFSFGDYFKREAITWAWEFLTKNLEMDPNRLWATVYLDDDEAEKIWNKEIGLPIERIIRMGKEDNFWELEVGPSGPCSEIYFDRGEEYGCGDPNCKPGCECDRFIEIWNLVFTQFDKDEAGVYHPLAHPNIDTGMGLERLATVLQGTDNIFEVDSLKKIIAKIEELSKYKYGQDKIKDISVRVITDHARAMTFLISDTVRPSNEGRGYVLRRLIRRAARHGILLGIKGSFLTELADVIIDEFSGNYKELKENREAIKDVINVEENKFLETLDQGMSILDSYVEELKLKNKHTLDGESAFKLYDTYGFPVDLTKEILKEKGIDLDQIGFEEHMKLQRQRARAARNDSNIGWASKNKEEIYEGLSNVFTGYTEDSCKGMVTSISNAEGKVDSLKSGDRGILTFDKTCFYGQSGGQVGDTGMIVSENTKLKVVDTKKTSSGIHLHYVEVEEGEVRVKDEFELKIDVERRNNIRRNHSVTHLLHKALKEVLGDHVNQAGSEVWDKGMRFDFTHFEAISKDDLEKIEKRVNEKIFESLPVETIITDLQEAQKLGAIGLFEEKYGDEVRVLKMGDYSIELCGGTHVKNTSQISMFKILSESGISSGVRRIESITGPAVYEELNDILKQRSKALGLLKVGKDFYIQKIENYIDEVKSLNKKIQDIEKDKAISSVDTLIKSAEDLGDIKLIVKRLDGVDLDSLRLMADEIRNKLDRVIVVFATKNEDKINFLCALSKPLISKSLKAGEIIKEVAKIAGGGGGGRPDMATAGGKDANKIDDALKSVEKIIKSFQ, encoded by the coding sequence ATGAAAAATTTAGGATTGCAAGAAATCCGTAGGGAATTTTTAAACTTTTTTGAATCAAAAGGATTTTTGATTTTACCAAGCTTTTCATTAATTCCGAAAAATGACAAGTCTTTATTACTAATAGGTGCAGGCATGGCTCCTATGAAGAAATATTTCACAGGCGAATTGACACCACCTAAAAAAAGAGTATCTACTTGTCAAAAGTGTATACGTACAGGGGATATTGAAAATGTGGGGATAACAGATAGACATGCGACTTTTTTTGAAATGTTGGGAAATTTTTCTTTTGGGGACTATTTCAAAAGAGAAGCTATAACATGGGCATGGGAATTTCTAACTAAAAACTTAGAGATGGATCCAAATAGACTTTGGGCAACTGTTTACTTAGACGATGACGAAGCTGAAAAAATCTGGAATAAAGAGATAGGTCTTCCCATCGAACGTATCATCAGAATGGGCAAAGAGGATAATTTTTGGGAATTAGAAGTTGGCCCGTCTGGTCCTTGTTCAGAGATATATTTTGACAGAGGAGAAGAATACGGCTGTGGTGATCCAAACTGTAAACCTGGCTGTGAATGCGACAGATTTATTGAAATTTGGAATCTAGTCTTCACCCAATTTGACAAAGATGAAGCTGGAGTTTATCATCCTTTAGCCCATCCTAATATAGATACTGGAATGGGCCTTGAAAGATTGGCAACAGTTCTTCAAGGAACAGACAATATATTCGAGGTAGATTCTCTAAAGAAAATAATTGCAAAGATTGAAGAACTTTCAAAATATAAATATGGACAAGATAAGATTAAGGACATTTCAGTAAGAGTAATAACAGACCATGCAAGAGCTATGACATTTTTAATTTCTGATACGGTTAGACCGAGCAATGAAGGCAGAGGATATGTTCTTAGAAGACTTATAAGAAGAGCGGCTAGACACGGTATCTTGCTTGGAATAAAGGGTTCTTTCTTAACGGAGCTTGCAGATGTTATTATTGATGAATTTTCTGGAAATTACAAAGAATTAAAAGAAAATAGAGAAGCTATAAAAGATGTAATAAATGTCGAAGAAAATAAATTTCTGGAAACCTTAGATCAAGGCATGAGTATTCTAGATTCTTATGTAGAGGAATTAAAGCTTAAAAATAAACATACACTTGATGGAGAGTCTGCATTCAAACTTTATGATACTTATGGATTTCCAGTTGATTTGACAAAAGAAATATTAAAAGAAAAGGGAATAGACCTTGACCAAATTGGATTTGAAGAACATATGAAGCTTCAAAGACAAAGGGCAAGAGCTGCAAGAAACGACTCAAATATAGGATGGGCTAGTAAGAATAAGGAAGAAATTTACGAAGGACTTTCGAATGTTTTCACTGGATACACTGAAGATTCTTGCAAGGGCATGGTTACTTCAATATCAAATGCAGAAGGCAAGGTAGATAGCCTAAAATCTGGAGACAGAGGTATATTAACCTTTGATAAGACTTGTTTTTATGGTCAATCAGGTGGGCAAGTTGGAGATACAGGGATGATTGTATCTGAAAACACTAAGCTAAAAGTTGTAGACACTAAAAAAACTTCATCTGGTATTCACCTTCACTATGTAGAAGTGGAAGAAGGCGAAGTGAGGGTAAAAGATGAATTCGAATTAAAAATTGATGTAGAAAGAAGAAATAACATAAGAAGAAATCACTCCGTTACTCACCTACTCCATAAGGCTTTAAAAGAGGTCCTTGGTGATCATGTAAACCAAGCAGGCTCTGAAGTTTGGGATAAGGGCATGAGATTTGACTTCACACATTTTGAGGCAATTTCAAAAGATGATTTAGAAAAAATAGAAAAAAGAGTAAATGAAAAAATATTTGAATCTCTACCAGTAGAAACTATAATAACAGACTTGCAAGAAGCACAAAAACTTGGAGCAATTGGTCTTTTCGAAGAAAAGTATGGAGATGAAGTTAGAGTTTTAAAAATGGGAGACTATTCAATCGAGCTTTGTGGAGGTACTCATGTAAAAAACACTTCCCAAATTTCAATGTTTAAAATTTTGTCTGAATCAGGAATTTCTTCTGGAGTGAGAAGAATTGAGTCAATCACAGGACCTGCTGTTTACGAAGAATTGAATGATATTTTGAAACAGAGATCAAAAGCCCTAGGCTTACTAAAAGTAGGCAAAGATTTCTACATTCAAAAGATTGAAAATTATATTGATGAAGTAAAGTCGCTTAACAAAAAAATTCAAGACATTGAAAAAGATAAGGCGATTTCAAGTGTTGATACTTTGATAAAATCAGCTGAAGACTTAGGTGATATAAAACTCATAGTAAAGAGACTCGACGGTGTTGATCTTGACAGTTTAAGGCTTATGGCAGATGAAATTAGAAATAAGTTGGACAGGGTTATTGTAGTATTTGCAACTAAAAATGAGGACAAGATAAACTTTTTATGCGCCCTTTCCAAGCCCCTTATTTCAAAATCTTTAAAAGCCGGTGAAATAATCAAAGAGGTTGCAAAAATAGCTGGCGGCGGCGGAGGTGGAAGACCTGACATGGCTACTGCTGGCGGAAAGGATGCAAACAAAATTGATGATGCTTTGAAGTCTGTTGAGAAAATTATAAAGAGTTTTCAATAA
- the ruvA gene encoding Holliday junction branch migration protein RuvA, which produces MFDFIRGLVEEVTDEEIVISACGIGYSLTSTLSSRRAVEIGREYKIYTRLKIRDDEACLYGFISKEERQVFNMLNSVSGVGPKVAMGLLSFFDLTEIRSAIAGRDSKTLSKAPGVGKKTAERIILELKDKLGNVDLTGVEPLNAKCSVYEDGELIDALVSLGYTSYEAERVASSIDKSLDLESKIRMALGNLSR; this is translated from the coding sequence ATGTTTGACTTTATAAGAGGTCTTGTAGAAGAAGTAACAGATGAGGAGATTGTAATTTCTGCTTGTGGAATAGGCTATTCTTTAACATCTACTTTAAGCTCCAGAAGGGCTGTTGAAATCGGAAGAGAATATAAGATATATACAAGACTAAAAATAAGGGATGATGAAGCTTGCCTTTATGGATTTATATCCAAGGAGGAGAGACAAGTATTTAATATGTTAAATAGTGTATCTGGAGTTGGTCCAAAGGTAGCCATGGGTCTTTTGTCTTTCTTTGACTTGACAGAGATAAGATCTGCTATTGCGGGAAGAGATTCAAAGACTCTTTCCAAGGCACCAGGTGTAGGTAAAAAGACGGCAGAAAGGATTATTTTAGAACTAAAGGACAAGCTTGGAAATGTAGATTTGACTGGAGTTGAACCTTTGAATGCCAAATGTTCTGTTTACGAAGATGGTGAACTAATAGATGCCTTGGTTTCATTGGGCTATACCTCCTATGAAGCGGAAAGAGTTGCTTCTAGTATAGATAAAAGCTTGGACTTGGAAAGCAAGATAAGGATGGCACTTGGTAATTTAAGTAGGTGA
- the floA gene encoding flotillin-like protein FloA (flotillin-like protein involved in membrane lipid rafts) — MFDYFAYFTSGIIVFAVLVFLIILFTMVPIGLWITAFFSGVKIKISTLIGMKLRRVSPRRIVNPMIKATKAGLDLKIENLEAHYLAGGNVNTLVDALIAAERANIPLIFERGAAIDLAGRNVLEAVQVSVNPKVIETPNISAVAQDGIEVVVKAKVTVRANIDRLVGGAGEETIIARVGEGIVTTVGSSHSYKNVLENPDSISKVVLEKGLDSGTAFEILSIDIADVDVARNIGARLQTDQAEADKRIAEAKASERRAMALAREQEMKAEVEAMRAKVVEAESEVPLAMAEALRKGNLGVIDYAKYQNLNSDTDMRKAISKSRDDKK, encoded by the coding sequence ATGTTTGATTATTTTGCATATTTTACAAGTGGAATTATAGTTTTTGCAGTGCTTGTATTTTTAATTATATTATTTACCATGGTGCCAATAGGGCTTTGGATTACTGCATTCTTTTCAGGAGTAAAGATAAAAATTTCTACACTAATAGGAATGAAGCTAAGGAGAGTTAGTCCTAGAAGGATAGTAAATCCGATGATAAAGGCTACTAAAGCTGGTTTGGATTTAAAGATTGAAAATTTAGAAGCTCATTATTTGGCAGGGGGCAATGTAAATACACTTGTTGATGCCTTAATCGCAGCAGAAAGGGCCAATATTCCTCTTATTTTTGAAAGAGGAGCAGCTATTGATTTGGCGGGCAGAAATGTCTTGGAAGCTGTACAAGTTTCAGTAAATCCGAAAGTTATAGAAACGCCAAATATATCAGCAGTAGCTCAAGACGGAATAGAAGTTGTTGTAAAAGCAAAGGTGACTGTAAGAGCAAATATTGATAGATTGGTAGGAGGAGCTGGAGAAGAGACTATAATCGCTAGAGTAGGGGAAGGAATTGTCACAACAGTTGGATCTTCCCATTCTTATAAAAATGTTTTGGAAAACCCAGATTCAATTTCTAAAGTTGTCTTGGAAAAAGGATTGGACTCAGGTACTGCATTTGAAATACTTTCAATAGACATAGCAGATGTCGATGTCGCAAGAAATATAGGTGCAAGACTTCAAACAGACCAAGCAGAAGCTGACAAGAGAATAGCTGAAGCAAAAGCTTCAGAAAGAAGAGCCATGGCTTTAGCAAGAGAACAAGAGATGAAAGCGGAAGTAGAGGCTATGAGAGCCAAAGTTGTAGAAGCTGAATCAGAAGTACCATTAGCAATGGCAGAAGCTTTAAGAAAAGGAAATCTTGGTGTCATCGACTATGCCAAGTATCAAAATTTGAATTCTGACACAGATATGAGAAAGGCCATATCTAAAAGCAGGGATGACAAAAAATGA